The sequence ACATCTGCAAAACCAGGGTAGTTTTCTACCTCAGTTGTAATGGTCAGCTGACCACCTGGCTGCATGCCGTGAATAAGGGCTGGGTTGTGGCCGGCGCGCGCTGCGTAAATTGCTGCTGTACATCCAGCAGGGCCACTACCAAGAATAATCATTTTGTGATGTTGTGTGCTCATGGGCTTTATTTTCCTTCTCGCTTCTCTATATATTTTAGCACTGCCCTCTCACCGGCGTAAAAACGCGGTTTTACTTGGTGCTCGTGCGTGGCTGGAACAACAGTGTTCCAGCATAACTGTTGGATAAGAATCCAAACAGCTCTATCGAATATTTTCTCAATCTATCGCCAAAAAAAATCTTTGTCAAAGAAATGGTACTACAAAAATCCTATTTTAATGCTTGACGCCTAAAAAGAGTTCAGTCACATTAGCGTTACGAAACTAAATTTGCAATAAAAGGGTGTCAAAAATGAGCTTTATGATTGGCCATAAATTCCCATCTGTACGCGTTGGCGCGGTGAACCCAGATGGTAACATCGATAATGATTTTTCTGTAACTGAATACGGTAAGGGCGGCTACACGGTTGTTTTCTTTTACCCACTAGACTTCACATTTGTGTGCCCAACTGAAATTGTTGCGTTCCACAAAGCTGTTAAGCAATTTGAAGAGCGTGGCTGTAAAGTTGTTGCTGCAAGTGTAGATAGCACATTCTCACACGCTGCATGGCGCCGTACACCACTCAACGATGGTGGTATTGGTGAAGTTGACTTCCCAATGGTAAGTGACATTGAGCGTAAACTATCAAGCGAGCTTGGTATTCTTGCTCCTGGTGGCGTAACGTACCGTGCATCTTACCTACTTGATAAAGATGGTGTTGTGCGTCACATGGTGATCAACGATCTTCCACTTGGTCGTAGCGTAAACGAAATGCTTCGTATGGTTGATGCGCTTGCATTCCACGAGCAGCACGGTGAAGTTTGCCCAGCAAACTGGAAGAACGGTGAAGAAGCGATTACTGCTGACCGTGAAAGCACTGGTGCTTACCTTGCGAAAAACGAAAGCTCGCCAACGGCAGCTGCATAAGTTTGATGCATTAAAAATCCCCGCTAGATGCGGGGATTTTTTTGTAGGGACTCAAGCTTATTTACGTGATTCAAACGCCTTTTTGATCGCTTGCGTAAATGTTGGGTAGATGAATGTGTGTTCTGCAATTTCATCTTCACCAATCCAAGTCATATCTTCATGCTCTTCACTTAGAACGGGGGCAATATCACCGCTCAGTGTTGCTGTGTAAAAGACAGCGTATTTAGAAACAGCTTCACTGCTCCATACACCTGCATGGCAGATACCGTCTGGCTGAATATCTAGGCCAGTTTCTTCTTTCACTTCACGCAGGAGACCGCCTTTAGGCTGGTCATGTGCTTCCATGCGTCCACCTGGGAATGCCCACTTACCGCCACTCTCTGAGTAACGCTTAGGGATTTGAAGAGCCAGTACTTTGTTCTCATCGTTAAAGATCAGTGCGTACTGGCGAACATTAAACATGTGATACGCTTTAGCCATTTTTTACTTCTTTCTTTGTCAGTTTCTTACTTTAATTTTATTGGATGCGCTCAATGAGCATCTCTGCGCCATGCAGTGGAGAAACATCAAGGCTTTGGCCTGCGTTCCCCATGTTAATGGCAAGTTCTACAAAACGCTCATCCCAGTTTACAGCAAAGGTGCTACCGAGATAGAGAAGAGGTTCGCCAGCTTTCATGTCTGCGAAGACATTTTTAGCAGGGAACGTCATTTGGCGTTTTAAAAATGGAATCTGGAATTTTGCCGTATTGGGCTTGCTGATGCGGTACCTTGCGCCTTCAGCAACAATGCGGTCAAAGCTCTTCTGGTCAATAGAGAAGCTGGTTTTGATGTTACCAGCCGTGTTGTCTCTAAAGACTTGGAATCTTGCAACTTGGCCAACCTTAGAAGGCAAGCGAGAAATGTTTTGTGCGTAAGCAGGTTCTAGAATTGTATCTGGCTCATCCAGTGCAAGGCTTTCTGGGTGAACACCACCTGCAATGAGGCCTGCGACAACGGCAAACAGGTCACG comes from Pseudomonadota bacterium and encodes:
- a CDS encoding peroxiredoxin, with the protein product MSFMIGHKFPSVRVGAVNPDGNIDNDFSVTEYGKGGYTVVFFYPLDFTFVCPTEIVAFHKAVKQFEERGCKVVAASVDSTFSHAAWRRTPLNDGGIGEVDFPMVSDIERKLSSELGILAPGGVTYRASYLLDKDGVVRHMVINDLPLGRSVNEMLRMVDALAFHEQHGEVCPANWKNGEEAITADRESTGAYLAKNESSPTAAA
- a CDS encoding NUDIX hydrolase, with product MAKAYHMFNVRQYALIFNDENKVLALQIPKRYSESGGKWAFPGGRMEAHDQPKGGLLREVKEETGLDIQPDGICHAGVWSSEAVSKYAVFYTATLSGDIAPVLSEEHEDMTWIGEDEIAEHTFIYPTFTQAIKKAFESRK